A region from the Variovorax sp. V93 genome encodes:
- a CDS encoding peptidylprolyl isomerase, which translates to MSHVVTSGSFLTLHYRLAGPAGDIINTFADKPATLSLGTGELSPAMEQRLMGLEEGTHATFELPAGEAFGERNPEMQQWVARKLLAQMGDPDEQYAVGDVVQFPTPDGAGSYAGAVVESNETAVRFDFNHPLAGQPVTFEVRLIGVL; encoded by the coding sequence ATGTCCCACGTTGTGACTTCCGGCTCGTTCCTGACCCTGCATTACCGGCTGGCCGGTCCGGCGGGCGACATCATCAACACTTTCGCCGACAAGCCCGCGACCCTGTCGCTGGGTACCGGCGAGCTCTCGCCCGCCATGGAGCAGCGGCTCATGGGCCTGGAAGAGGGCACACACGCCACCTTCGAGCTGCCCGCCGGAGAGGCCTTCGGCGAGCGCAATCCCGAGATGCAGCAATGGGTGGCCCGCAAGCTGCTCGCGCAGATGGGCGATCCCGACGAGCAATACGCGGTCGGCGACGTGGTGCAGTTCCCCACGCCCGACGGCGCGGGCAGCTACGCGGGCGCGGTGGTCGAATCGAACGAGACCGCGGTGCGCTTCGACTTCAACCATCCGCTGGCCGGACAGCCCGTGACCTTCGAGGTCCGGCTGATCGGCGTTCTATGA
- a CDS encoding amino acid ABC transporter ATP-binding protein, producing MIELQDVNKWYGSYHALVDIDETIRKGEVVVVCGPSGSGKSTLIRTFNRLEPIQSGRILIEGKDIHAPGTDVNAFRSRIGFVFQQFNLFPHLTVLQNCTMAPMQLRGLSRKEADERAMALLQRVGLASKASAWPSELSGGQQQRVAIARALAMQPPLMLFDEPTSALDPEMVGEVLLVMRDLTRDGMTMVCVTHEMGFAREVADRVLFMDEGKVLERATPDDFFNRPQHPRAQQFLSDIRSPFARGA from the coding sequence ATGATCGAACTGCAAGACGTCAACAAGTGGTACGGCAGCTACCACGCCCTGGTCGACATCGACGAGACCATCCGCAAGGGCGAAGTGGTCGTGGTGTGCGGGCCTTCGGGCTCGGGCAAGTCGACGCTGATTCGCACCTTCAACCGGCTGGAGCCGATCCAGTCGGGCCGCATCCTCATCGAAGGCAAGGACATCCATGCGCCGGGCACCGACGTGAATGCCTTCCGCTCGCGCATCGGTTTCGTGTTCCAGCAGTTCAACCTGTTTCCGCATCTCACGGTGCTGCAGAACTGCACGATGGCGCCGATGCAGCTGCGCGGACTGTCGCGCAAGGAGGCCGACGAGCGCGCCATGGCGCTGCTGCAGCGGGTGGGCCTGGCCAGCAAGGCGAGCGCATGGCCGAGCGAACTCTCGGGCGGCCAGCAGCAGCGCGTGGCGATCGCGCGCGCCCTGGCCATGCAGCCGCCGCTGATGCTGTTCGACGAACCCACCAGCGCGCTCGACCCCGAGATGGTGGGCGAGGTGCTGCTCGTGATGCGCGACCTCACGCGCGACGGCATGACCATGGTCTGCGTGACGCACGAGATGGGCTTTGCGCGCGAGGTGGCCGACCGCGTGCTCTTCATGGACGAGGGCAAGGTGCTCGAACGCGCGACGCCCGACGACTTCTTCAACCGGCCGCAGCACCCGCGCGCGCAGCAGTTTCTTTCGGACATCCGCTCGCCCTTCGCGCGCGGCGCATGA
- a CDS encoding amino acid ABC transporter permease yields the protein MLEIIHDYWVYFLIGQYPNGPLGGLVLTLLLASCGLVLALPLGIVLGLARVSPWRWLRWPVTGFVFVVRGLPLLMVIFWAYFFLPSVTGVKTDQFTTMLIALVVFDAAYLAEIVRAGIQGLPRGQMETARALGLDYGRAMRLVVLPQALRSMLPSLVNQFVSTIKETSLGYIIGLAEVSFIATQINTQVFTKPAQIYLILGLTYFILCFGLSRFAYWLEGRLARRGMATASSVSAPKVSA from the coding sequence ATGCTCGAAATCATCCACGACTACTGGGTCTACTTCCTCATCGGCCAGTACCCGAACGGCCCGCTCGGCGGCCTGGTGCTCACGCTGCTGCTGGCCTCGTGCGGGCTGGTGCTCGCGCTGCCATTGGGCATCGTGCTCGGCCTGGCACGCGTGAGCCCGTGGCGCTGGCTGCGCTGGCCGGTGACCGGCTTCGTCTTCGTGGTGCGCGGCCTCCCCTTGCTGATGGTGATCTTCTGGGCCTACTTCTTCCTGCCGAGCGTCACGGGCGTGAAGACCGACCAGTTCACCACCATGCTGATCGCGCTCGTGGTGTTCGATGCGGCCTACCTGGCCGAGATCGTGCGCGCCGGCATCCAGGGCCTGCCGCGCGGCCAGATGGAGACCGCCCGTGCGCTGGGCCTGGACTACGGCCGCGCGATGCGCCTGGTGGTGCTGCCGCAGGCTTTGCGCAGCATGCTGCCTTCGCTGGTGAACCAGTTCGTCTCGACCATCAAGGAGACCTCGCTGGGCTACATCATCGGGCTGGCCGAGGTCTCGTTCATCGCCACGCAGATCAACACGCAGGTGTTCACCAAGCCCGCGCAGATCTACCTGATCCTGGGCCTGACCTATTTCATCCTGTGCTTCGGCCTCTCGCGCTTCGCCTACTGGCTCGAAGGCCGGCTCGCGCGGCGCGGCATGGCCACCGCCAGCTCCGTCTCGGCTCCCAAGGTATCCGCATGA
- a CDS encoding group II truncated hemoglobin, whose protein sequence is MQIHEKPPFDTPFEWIGGEPRVQALVDRFYDLMELEPAYAQLRAVHGTSLDNARQRLFWFLCGWLGGPQHYTDRFGHPMLRARHLPQSIGGHSIGIKERDQWLACMDQAMGETGVPEGLRARLRDSFFQTADWMRNRGEP, encoded by the coding sequence ATGCAGATTCACGAAAAGCCTCCCTTCGACACTCCCTTCGAATGGATCGGCGGCGAACCCAGGGTGCAGGCGCTGGTCGATCGCTTCTACGACCTGATGGAACTCGAACCGGCCTATGCGCAGCTGCGCGCGGTGCACGGCACCAGCCTCGACAACGCGCGCCAGCGCCTGTTCTGGTTCCTGTGCGGCTGGCTCGGCGGACCGCAGCACTACACCGACCGCTTCGGCCATCCGATGCTGCGCGCACGGCATCTGCCGCAAAGCATCGGCGGCCACAGCATCGGCATCAAGGAGCGCGACCAGTGGCTGGCCTGCATGGACCAGGCCATGGGCGAGACCGGCGTGCCCGAGGGGTTGCGTGCGCGGCTGCGCGATTCCTTCTTCCAGACCGCGGACTGGATGCGAAACCGTGGCGAGCCATAG
- a CDS encoding NAD(P)/FAD-dependent oxidoreductase — protein sequence MNPIVIIGGGHAAAQLCAGLAEAGQGARVHLVCEEACEPYHRPPLSKAFLKSAEETTQPHKAADWYREAGITLHLGDAAVAIDREAHTVTLRSGAVLPWERLVLATGTRARQMPDLKPGLENVASLRAADEAHRLRSRLAAAQQVTVLGGGFIGLEVAATAKALGKSVQVLESAPRLLGRAVSPELSAHVLATHRAAGIEIVLGARTGAFEVEGERLLSLQVNGVKQPVDLLLLGIGAVPETALAQASGIECADGIVVDGHMQTSAADVLAVGDCTRFPDRRAGRALRLESVQNANDQARTAVATLTGAPRPHDAVPWFWSDQGSMRLQMVGLMPAEGTPGLASVRRAGPKPDAFSLFHYVDGQLACVESVNAPVDHMMSRKLLEAGRSPDAAAVADASVPLKNHLA from the coding sequence ATGAATCCCATCGTCATCATCGGCGGCGGCCACGCCGCGGCCCAGCTTTGCGCGGGCCTGGCCGAAGCCGGGCAGGGCGCACGCGTGCACCTGGTCTGCGAGGAGGCCTGCGAGCCGTACCACCGGCCGCCGCTGTCCAAGGCCTTTCTCAAAAGCGCCGAGGAAACCACGCAGCCGCACAAGGCCGCCGACTGGTACCGCGAAGCGGGCATCACGCTGCACCTGGGCGATGCGGCCGTGGCCATCGACCGCGAGGCGCACACCGTCACACTGCGTTCGGGCGCGGTCCTGCCGTGGGAACGGCTGGTGCTGGCCACCGGCACGCGCGCGCGCCAGATGCCCGACCTGAAGCCGGGGCTCGAGAACGTCGCGAGCCTGCGCGCCGCCGATGAAGCGCATCGCCTGCGTTCGCGGCTGGCCGCTGCGCAGCAGGTCACGGTGCTGGGCGGCGGCTTCATCGGGCTCGAGGTGGCGGCCACGGCCAAGGCGCTCGGCAAGAGTGTGCAGGTGCTCGAAAGCGCTCCGCGGCTGCTGGGCCGCGCCGTGTCTCCCGAGCTGTCGGCGCACGTGCTCGCCACGCATCGCGCGGCGGGCATCGAGATCGTGCTCGGCGCGCGCACCGGTGCCTTCGAGGTCGAGGGCGAGCGGCTGCTGTCGCTCCAGGTCAACGGCGTGAAGCAGCCGGTGGACCTGCTGCTGCTGGGCATCGGCGCGGTGCCGGAAACGGCGCTGGCGCAGGCCTCGGGCATCGAATGCGCCGACGGCATCGTGGTCGATGGCCACATGCAGACCAGCGCGGCCGACGTGCTTGCCGTGGGCGACTGCACGCGCTTTCCCGATCGCCGCGCGGGCCGCGCGCTGCGGCTCGAATCGGTGCAGAACGCGAACGACCAGGCGCGCACGGCCGTGGCCACGCTGACCGGCGCGCCGCGCCCGCACGACGCGGTGCCGTGGTTCTGGTCCGACCAGGGCAGCATGCGCCTGCAGATGGTCGGCCTGATGCCGGCCGAGGGCACGCCGGGCCTCGCCAGCGTGCGCCGCGCCGGCCCCAAGCCCGATGCGTTCTCGCTGTTCCACTATGTCGACGGGCAGCTGGCGTGCGTCGAATCGGTCAACGCGCCGGTCGATCACATGATGAGCCGCAAGCTGCTCGAAGCGGGGCGCAGCCCCGATGCGGCGGCGGTGGCGGATGCCTCGGTTCCGCTGAAGAATCACTTGGCGTAA
- the radC gene encoding DNA repair protein RadC, translating into MAFKDLPAHARPREKLIARGAAALADAELLALLLRTGVAGKNVLQLAQELLDHFGGLSGLLQTGAEDLKVIKGMGGDAKRAELIAVLELARRAMAERLKERTVFDSPGTVKQYLQLHIGSRPYEVFAVLFLDAQHRLIVLEELFRGTLTQTSVYPREVVTRALHHQAAAVVLSHNHPSGSIEPSRADESLTQTLRAALSLIDVRVLDHVIVSAGQSYSMAEKGLL; encoded by the coding sequence ATGGCATTCAAGGATCTCCCCGCCCACGCCCGCCCGCGCGAAAAGCTCATCGCGCGGGGCGCCGCCGCGCTGGCCGACGCCGAGCTGCTGGCGCTGCTGCTGCGCACCGGCGTGGCGGGAAAGAACGTGCTCCAGCTCGCGCAGGAGCTGCTCGACCACTTCGGCGGCCTTTCGGGCCTGCTGCAGACCGGCGCCGAGGACCTGAAGGTGATCAAGGGCATGGGCGGCGACGCCAAGCGCGCCGAGCTCATCGCGGTGCTCGAACTGGCGCGCCGCGCCATGGCCGAGCGCCTGAAGGAGCGCACGGTGTTCGACTCGCCCGGCACGGTCAAGCAGTACCTGCAGCTGCACATCGGATCGCGACCCTACGAGGTGTTCGCAGTGCTGTTCCTCGATGCGCAGCACCGGCTGATCGTGCTCGAGGAGCTGTTCCGCGGAACGCTCACCCAGACCAGCGTCTACCCGCGCGAAGTGGTCACGCGTGCGCTGCACCACCAGGCCGCGGCCGTGGTGCTGTCGCACAACCATCCGAGCGGCAGCATCGAGCCCTCGCGCGCCGACGAGTCGCTCACCCAGACGCTCAGGGCCGCGCTCTCGCTGATCGACGTGCGCGTGCTCGACCATGTGATCGTCAGCGCCGGCCAGAGCTATTCGATGGCCGAGAAAGGGCTGCTCTGA
- a CDS encoding HAD family phosphatase: MFTAAIFDMDGLLIDSERPIMAAWIEAARTLDIELSHAQYLQCVGLAMAESKQILAALLGGAAAYQHAATQVTAALQLQRAEGDARPLFPIKPGAAELLAALRGRGTRCAVASSSARGQIAACLGSLDVLHHFEAFAGGDEVARAKPDPALYLLAAERLGVDPAHCVAFEDSENGAKAALAAGLRVVIVPDLKHPPAAIVERAFHVLDSLHEAIAHVPRWFPMPLEKLA; the protein is encoded by the coding sequence ATGTTCACCGCCGCCATTTTCGACATGGACGGGCTGCTCATCGATTCGGAACGGCCCATCATGGCCGCCTGGATCGAAGCGGCCCGCACGCTCGACATCGAGCTTTCGCACGCCCAGTACCTGCAATGCGTGGGGCTGGCCATGGCCGAGTCGAAGCAGATCCTCGCGGCGCTGCTCGGCGGCGCGGCCGCCTACCAGCATGCGGCGACGCAAGTGACCGCCGCGCTGCAGCTGCAGCGCGCCGAGGGCGACGCCCGGCCGCTCTTTCCCATCAAGCCCGGCGCGGCCGAGTTGCTCGCTGCCTTGCGCGGACGCGGCACACGCTGCGCGGTCGCCTCGTCGTCCGCGCGCGGCCAGATCGCGGCCTGCCTCGGCAGCCTCGACGTGCTCCATCACTTCGAGGCCTTCGCGGGCGGCGACGAGGTGGCGCGCGCCAAGCCCGACCCGGCGCTCTACCTGCTCGCGGCCGAGCGCCTGGGCGTGGACCCGGCGCACTGCGTGGCCTTCGAGGACAGCGAGAACGGTGCCAAGGCCGCGCTGGCGGCGGGCCTTCGCGTCGTGATCGTGCCGGACCTCAAGCACCCGCCCGCTGCGATCGTCGAGCGGGCATTCCATGTGCTCGACTCGCTGCACGAGGCCATCGCACACGTGCCGCGCTGGTTTCCCATGCCTCTGGAGAAGCTCGCGTAG
- a CDS encoding Smr/MutS family protein, with amino-acid sequence MASRTPPIKNLADLKKVQRTLAETREREAAAAAAKAAAERKRAAEKDLFARAIGATEPLRRKAVVPLAPEPPAPIPVQHQLDEQRVLRESLSDEFDVTTLLDVDDAMSFRRPGIGTDVTARLRKGDWSIQAQVDLHGLRSDEAREALGGFIRNAYKQGLRCVRVVHGKGLGSPGKQPVLKTKTQRWLIQKNEVIAFVQAKPAEGGAGALVVLLAPARR; translated from the coding sequence ATGGCCTCCCGCACGCCGCCCATCAAGAACCTGGCCGACCTGAAAAAGGTGCAGCGTACGCTGGCCGAGACCCGCGAGCGTGAAGCGGCGGCCGCAGCCGCCAAGGCCGCGGCCGAGCGCAAGCGCGCCGCCGAAAAGGACCTGTTCGCGCGCGCCATCGGTGCGACCGAGCCGCTGCGCCGCAAGGCCGTGGTGCCGCTTGCGCCCGAGCCGCCGGCGCCCATTCCGGTGCAGCACCAGCTCGACGAGCAGCGCGTATTGCGCGAGTCGCTTTCCGACGAGTTCGACGTGACGACCCTGCTCGACGTCGACGACGCCATGAGCTTTCGCCGCCCCGGCATCGGCACCGATGTGACGGCGCGTCTGCGCAAGGGCGATTGGAGCATCCAGGCGCAGGTCGACCTGCACGGCCTGCGCAGCGACGAGGCGCGCGAGGCACTCGGCGGCTTCATCCGCAACGCCTACAAGCAGGGGCTGCGCTGCGTGCGCGTGGTGCACGGCAAGGGCCTGGGCTCGCCCGGCAAGCAGCCCGTGCTCAAGACCAAGACGCAGCGCTGGCTGATCCAGAAGAACGAGGTGATCGCCTTCGTGCAAGCCAAGCCGGCCGAAGGCGGGGCCGGCGCGCTGGTGGTTCTGCTGGCACCCGCGCGGCGCTGA
- a CDS encoding ABC transporter substrate-binding protein: MRHTLLAAALAASTLLTGIAAHADQLADIKKKGELVVGVLGTDEPATFIDPKTRQIVGYEVDLVNAIAKKIGVKPVLKQIAVAARIPELQQGHVDLVAAGLTHNKEREAQIDFSLTTFVTGQKAIVKKDSGITEVPQLAGKKVLTIRGGTQEPNIRKAVPTAEVVTFDTSQQAFQALQQGKGVGYVDDEAALLRSYAKLGPQKAQYVVLKQNLSTEALAIGIKKGESALKAVVDETLRELEKSGEAQKIFIKWYGPSTASGFQTRDFKLDSDKID; encoded by the coding sequence ATGCGCCACACCCTGCTTGCCGCGGCCCTCGCCGCCTCCACCCTGCTGACGGGCATCGCTGCCCATGCGGACCAGCTCGCAGACATCAAGAAGAAGGGCGAACTCGTGGTCGGCGTGCTCGGCACCGACGAGCCCGCGACCTTCATCGATCCGAAGACGCGGCAGATCGTCGGCTACGAAGTCGACCTGGTGAACGCCATCGCCAAGAAGATCGGCGTGAAGCCGGTGCTCAAGCAGATTGCCGTGGCCGCGCGCATTCCCGAGCTGCAGCAGGGCCACGTCGACCTGGTGGCGGCCGGCCTCACGCACAACAAGGAGCGCGAGGCGCAGATCGACTTCTCGCTGACCACCTTCGTCACCGGCCAGAAGGCCATCGTGAAGAAGGACAGCGGCATCACCGAGGTGCCGCAGCTTGCCGGCAAGAAGGTGCTGACCATCCGCGGCGGCACGCAGGAGCCCAACATCCGCAAGGCCGTGCCCACCGCCGAGGTCGTGACCTTCGACACCAGCCAGCAGGCCTTCCAGGCGCTGCAGCAGGGCAAGGGCGTGGGCTACGTGGACGACGAGGCCGCGCTGCTGCGCAGCTACGCCAAGCTCGGTCCGCAGAAGGCCCAATACGTGGTGCTCAAGCAGAACCTGAGCACCGAGGCGCTGGCCATCGGCATCAAGAAGGGCGAGAGCGCACTCAAGGCCGTGGTGGACGAGACGCTGCGCGAACTCGAGAAGTCGGGCGAAGCGCAGAAGATCTTCATCAAGTGGTACGGGCCGAGCACCGCCTCGGGCTTCCAGACGCGCGACTTCAAGCTCGACTCCGACAAGATCGACTGA
- the fabV gene encoding enoyl-ACP reductase FabV, whose protein sequence is MIIKPRVRGFICVTTHPAGCEANVRQQIGYVEAKGRIAGGPKRVLVIGASTGYGLAARITAAFGCGAGTLGVFFERPGSESKPGSPGWYNSAAFHRAAAQEGLYARSINGDGFSDDVKQKAIDAIREDLGQVDLVVYSLAAPRRTHPKTGEVFNSTLKPIGKAVSLRGLDTDNEAVKDTVLEPATQQEIDDTVAVMGGEDWQMWIDALQSAGVLADGAKTTAFTYLGERITHDIYWNGSIGAAKKDLDQKVLGIRAGLAAKGGDARVSVLKAVVTQASSAIPVMPLYLSLLFKVMKAEGTHEGCIEQVHGLFADSLYGSAPHLDGEGRLRADYKELAPQVQARVMALWPQVTSENVHELTDLAGYKAEFLRLFGFGIEGVDYEADVNPDVGIPNLVQA, encoded by the coding sequence ATGATCATCAAACCGCGCGTGCGTGGCTTCATCTGCGTCACGACCCATCCTGCGGGCTGCGAGGCCAACGTCAGGCAGCAGATCGGCTACGTCGAGGCCAAGGGAAGGATCGCGGGCGGGCCGAAGCGGGTGCTGGTCATCGGCGCATCGACCGGCTACGGCCTGGCCGCGCGCATCACGGCGGCCTTCGGCTGCGGCGCCGGCACGCTCGGCGTCTTCTTCGAGCGGCCCGGCAGCGAGAGCAAGCCCGGCTCGCCCGGCTGGTACAACTCGGCCGCCTTCCACCGCGCAGCCGCGCAAGAGGGCCTCTACGCCAGGAGCATCAACGGCGACGGCTTCTCGGACGACGTGAAGCAGAAGGCCATCGATGCGATCCGCGAAGACCTGGGCCAGGTCGACCTCGTCGTCTACAGCCTGGCCGCGCCGCGGCGCACGCATCCGAAGACCGGCGAGGTCTTCAATTCGACGCTCAAGCCCATTGGCAAGGCCGTGAGCCTGCGCGGCCTCGACACCGACAACGAAGCCGTCAAGGACACGGTACTCGAGCCCGCCACGCAGCAGGAGATCGACGACACCGTGGCCGTGATGGGCGGCGAGGACTGGCAGATGTGGATCGACGCACTGCAGTCCGCCGGCGTGCTGGCCGATGGCGCGAAGACCACGGCCTTCACCTACCTGGGCGAGCGGATCACGCACGACATCTACTGGAACGGCTCCATCGGCGCCGCCAAGAAGGACCTCGACCAGAAGGTGCTCGGCATCCGCGCCGGGCTGGCCGCCAAGGGCGGCGATGCGCGTGTCTCGGTGCTGAAGGCGGTCGTCACGCAGGCGAGCTCGGCGATTCCGGTGATGCCGCTGTACCTGTCGCTGCTGTTCAAGGTCATGAAGGCCGAGGGCACGCACGAGGGCTGCATCGAACAGGTCCACGGGCTTTTTGCCGACAGCCTCTACGGCAGCGCACCGCACCTCGACGGGGAGGGCCGGCTGCGCGCGGACTACAAGGAACTGGCCCCGCAAGTGCAGGCGCGCGTGATGGCGCTCTGGCCCCAGGTCACGAGCGAGAACGTCCACGAGCTCACCGATCTCGCCGGCTACAAGGCGGAGTTCCTGCGCCTTTTCGGCTTCGGCATCGAAGGCGTGGACTACGAGGCCGACGTGAACCCCGACGTGGGAATTCCGAACCTCGTGCAGGCCTGA
- a CDS encoding amino acid ABC transporter permease has translation MPLFDYSLLLTGKYHDMLVAGLWLSLQLLAASLVLALPIALVVALLRLSPLAPLRWLGFAYVETIRNIPLLAHMLFWYFGAPELLPEGIKQWLYAGHIEAYSAIIALSLYTAAFMAEDIRSGIRAIPAVQFEAGRALGFGFLGTMRRVVLPQALRVTVPPLISQTLSLWKNTSIATVIGVAELMYQAGQVESATFRSFESFAFASAAYLTVSLAITGLATWYHHRFPVRTI, from the coding sequence ATGCCCCTGTTCGACTACTCGCTGCTCCTGACCGGCAAGTACCACGACATGCTGGTCGCGGGCTTGTGGCTGTCGCTGCAGCTGCTCGCGGCCTCGCTCGTGCTCGCGCTGCCGATCGCGCTGGTGGTGGCGCTCTTGCGCCTTTCGCCGCTCGCGCCGCTGCGCTGGCTGGGCTTTGCATACGTGGAGACCATCCGCAACATCCCGCTGCTCGCGCACATGCTCTTCTGGTACTTCGGCGCGCCCGAGTTGCTGCCCGAGGGCATCAAGCAGTGGCTCTATGCGGGACACATCGAGGCCTACAGCGCCATCATCGCGCTGTCGCTCTACACGGCCGCCTTCATGGCCGAGGACATCCGCAGCGGCATCCGCGCGATACCCGCGGTGCAGTTCGAGGCGGGACGCGCGCTGGGCTTCGGCTTCCTGGGCACCATGCGCCGCGTGGTGCTGCCACAGGCGCTGCGCGTGACGGTGCCGCCGCTGATCTCGCAGACGCTGAGCCTCTGGAAGAACACCTCGATTGCCACCGTGATCGGCGTGGCCGAGCTGATGTACCAGGCCGGGCAGGTCGAGAGCGCGACCTTCCGCAGCTTCGAGTCGTTCGCGTTCGCGAGCGCGGCGTACCTGACGGTGTCGCTGGCCATCACCGGCCTGGCGACCTGGTACCACCACCGCTTCCCGGTGCGGACCATCTGA
- a CDS encoding isopenicillin N synthase family dioxygenase: MAGAAGRESVAAQIGAACRAHGFFYATGHGVDAALVRRLEELSRRFFALPEETKMQWRMALGGRAWRGYFPLGGELTSGRPDWKEGLYLGTELPDSHPLVQAKTPVHGPNLFPDVPGLRETILAYMAAVAQLGHRLMEGIALSLGLPAAYFAERYTADPLILFRLFNYPSQPVPEGLDVQWGVGEHTDYGLLTILHQDDVGGLAVHTPGGWIDAPPIPGSFVCNIGDMLDRMTGGLYRSTPHRVKRNTSGRDRLSFPLFFDPNFEARVQRIEGLAGAEARDDSAERWDRANVHAFNGRYGDYLLAKVSKVFPQLRDEVL, translated from the coding sequence GTGGCCGGCGCTGCTGGCCGCGAAAGCGTGGCCGCGCAGATCGGCGCCGCCTGCCGCGCGCATGGCTTCTTCTATGCCACGGGCCACGGTGTCGATGCGGCGCTGGTGCGGCGGCTCGAAGAGCTGAGCCGCCGCTTCTTCGCGCTGCCCGAAGAAACCAAGATGCAGTGGCGCATGGCCCTGGGCGGGCGCGCATGGCGCGGCTACTTCCCGCTCGGCGGCGAGCTGACCTCGGGCCGGCCTGACTGGAAGGAAGGCCTCTACCTCGGCACCGAGCTGCCCGATTCGCATCCGCTGGTACAGGCGAAGACACCGGTGCACGGGCCCAACCTGTTCCCCGACGTGCCGGGTTTGCGCGAAACCATCCTCGCCTACATGGCGGCCGTCGCGCAACTGGGCCACCGGCTGATGGAGGGCATCGCGCTGAGCCTGGGCCTGCCGGCGGCGTACTTCGCAGAGCGCTACACGGCCGACCCGCTGATCCTGTTCCGCCTCTTCAACTACCCTTCGCAGCCCGTGCCCGAGGGCCTCGACGTGCAGTGGGGCGTGGGCGAGCACACCGACTACGGCCTGCTCACGATCCTGCACCAGGACGACGTGGGTGGCCTCGCCGTGCACACGCCCGGCGGCTGGATCGATGCGCCGCCGATTCCGGGCTCCTTCGTCTGCAACATCGGCGACATGCTCGACCGCATGACCGGCGGGCTCTACAGGTCGACGCCGCACCGCGTGAAGCGCAACACCTCGGGCCGCGACCGGCTCTCGTTTCCGCTGTTCTTCGATCCGAACTTCGAGGCGCGCGTGCAGCGCATCGAAGGCCTTGCAGGTGCCGAGGCGCGCGACGACAGCGCCGAGCGCTGGGACCGCGCCAACGTGCACGCCTTCAACGGCCGCTATGGCGACTACCTGCTCGCCAAGGTGTCGAAGGTGTTTCCACAGCTGCGCGACGAGGTGCTCTGA
- the ispH gene encoding 4-hydroxy-3-methylbut-2-enyl diphosphate reductase, translating into MNTNIEEVILAEPRGFCAGVDRAIEIVERALAKFGAPIYVRHEIVHNTYVVNELKAKGAIFIEDLADVPPGATLVFSAHGVSKAVQQEARDRGFDVFDATCPLVTKVHVEVAKLAKEGYEFIMIGHKGHPEVEGTMGQLASGIHLVEDVEDVAKVAPAQTEKLAVVTQTTLSVDDAAEIAAAVRTRFPKVREPKQQDICYATQNRQDAVKILSPQVDLVIVVGSPTSSNSNRLRELAQRLGTESYMVDSADELKPEWFEGKGRVGLTAGASAPEVLVREVIERVRALGAVSVRKMDGIEETIKFPLPKGLKLDDIPPPGHIS; encoded by the coding sequence ATGAACACGAACATCGAGGAAGTCATCCTTGCCGAGCCGCGCGGCTTCTGCGCCGGCGTGGACCGCGCGATCGAGATCGTCGAGCGCGCCCTTGCCAAGTTCGGCGCACCGATCTACGTGCGCCACGAGATCGTGCACAACACCTACGTGGTGAACGAGCTCAAGGCCAAGGGCGCGATCTTCATCGAGGACCTGGCCGACGTGCCGCCCGGCGCCACGCTGGTGTTCAGCGCGCACGGCGTGAGCAAGGCGGTGCAGCAGGAGGCGCGCGACCGCGGCTTCGACGTCTTCGACGCCACCTGCCCGCTGGTGACCAAGGTGCACGTCGAGGTCGCCAAGCTCGCCAAGGAGGGCTACGAGTTCATCATGATCGGCCACAAGGGGCACCCCGAGGTCGAAGGCACCATGGGCCAGCTCGCGAGCGGCATCCACCTGGTGGAAGACGTGGAAGACGTGGCGAAGGTGGCGCCCGCGCAGACCGAGAAGCTCGCCGTGGTCACGCAGACCACGCTCAGCGTGGACGACGCGGCCGAGATCGCGGCGGCGGTGCGCACCCGCTTTCCGAAGGTGCGCGAGCCCAAGCAGCAGGACATCTGCTATGCCACGCAGAACCGCCAGGACGCGGTCAAGATCCTGAGCCCGCAGGTCGACCTGGTGATCGTGGTCGGCAGCCCCACCAGCTCCAACAGCAACCGGCTGCGCGAACTGGCACAGCGCCTGGGCACCGAAAGCTACATGGTCGATTCGGCCGACGAACTCAAGCCCGAGTGGTTCGAGGGCAAGGGCCGGGTCGGCCTCACGGCCGGCGCCTCCGCCCCCGAAGTGCTGGTGCGTGAGGTGATCGAGCGCGTGAGGGCGCTCGGCGCGGTGTCGGTCCGCAAGATGGACGGCATCGAGGAAACCATCAAGTTTCCGCTCCCCAAGGGCCTCAAGCTCGACGACATTCCCCCTCCTGGACACATCTCTTGA